One genomic region from Amycolatopsis sp. FBCC-B4732 encodes:
- a CDS encoding helix-turn-helix transcriptional regulator yields MSAPGGPQHRAAGTSGGRRCQGCGSALAADNTARLCSKCHREQRDQLRTPPAQLRNEFFETDEFRAAFESQHIGKVFKAYRNHPRHLQLFGKALNQELLGRWLGLTQAQVSKLENGKPEQNLETLRNYAKILHLPQHLLWFDFPGQSRLRFQHLSVGQRLNSGDSRASGLITPEARDELLVVNTGMDTLELLRRVRASAIDSSTIDALNITVEQLCCDYPHADARQLMTTGKEWLGKMTELLENRLTLGQHREVLTKAGMLALLVGCLEYDVGDARAAEATRRMAMELGKEAGDPGIVGWAHEMLAWFHLTAGNYRAVIPAAESGALAAPSRSVAVQLYGQQAKAYARMGKVEEVHKALDAGSELLGRLPFPDKPDNHFVVDPDKWDFYAMDTYRLVGEDQLAQRNAEEVMRRSVNPEGVPMAPMRIAEAQLTLAVIAARRGDVDEAAALGIQALQNGRQSRPTLLMVSAELEHELDTYGANAGADFREMFADVKRAQ; encoded by the coding sequence ATGAGTGCACCCGGTGGTCCGCAGCATCGCGCGGCCGGCACTTCCGGCGGCCGTCGCTGCCAGGGGTGCGGGTCGGCACTTGCCGCAGACAACACGGCACGCCTGTGCAGCAAGTGCCACCGGGAACAGCGTGACCAGCTCCGGACGCCTCCCGCCCAATTGAGGAACGAGTTCTTCGAGACGGACGAGTTCCGTGCGGCCTTCGAAAGCCAGCACATCGGCAAGGTGTTCAAGGCGTATCGGAACCACCCGCGTCACCTTCAGCTCTTCGGCAAGGCGTTGAATCAGGAGCTGTTGGGGCGGTGGCTCGGGCTCACTCAAGCTCAGGTCAGCAAGCTGGAGAACGGCAAGCCTGAGCAGAACCTTGAGACGCTTCGGAATTACGCCAAAATTCTTCACCTGCCTCAGCATCTACTCTGGTTCGACTTCCCCGGTCAAAGCCGTTTGAGGTTTCAGCACCTCTCTGTGGGGCAACGCCTGAACTCCGGCGACTCGCGGGCAAGCGGCTTGATCACTCCTGAGGCGCGCGATGAACTCCTAGTCGTGAATACGGGCATGGACACGCTCGAACTACTTCGGCGGGTTCGTGCGTCGGCAATCGATTCGTCCACAATCGACGCCCTGAACATCACCGTTGAGCAACTGTGCTGCGACTACCCGCACGCGGATGCCCGTCAGCTCATGACGACGGGTAAGGAGTGGCTCGGCAAGATGACCGAACTGCTCGAAAACCGCCTGACCCTTGGTCAGCACCGCGAGGTGCTCACCAAGGCCGGGATGTTGGCCCTGCTGGTGGGATGCCTTGAGTACGACGTGGGCGACGCGCGCGCAGCCGAGGCCACCCGACGAATGGCAATGGAACTCGGGAAGGAAGCCGGAGATCCCGGCATTGTCGGCTGGGCGCATGAAATGCTGGCATGGTTCCACCTGACGGCCGGAAACTACCGCGCCGTGATCCCAGCAGCCGAGTCCGGAGCTCTGGCTGCGCCCTCGCGTTCCGTTGCGGTCCAGCTTTACGGTCAGCAAGCCAAAGCCTACGCCCGCATGGGAAAGGTCGAGGAAGTTCACAAGGCCCTCGACGCTGGCAGCGAGCTGCTGGGACGTCTGCCGTTCCCGGACAAGCCGGACAATCACTTTGTGGTCGACCCGGACAAGTGGGACTTCTACGCGATGGACACCTACCGACTGGTCGGCGAAGACCAACTTGCCCAGCGCAACGCTGAGGAAGTCATGCGCCGGAGCGTCAACCCCGAAGGCGTTCCGATGGCACCCATGCGCATAGCGGAAGCTCAGCTCACGCTCGCCGTGATCGCCGCCAGGCGCGGTGACGTCGACGAGGCCGCCGCGTTGGGCATCCAGGCGCTTCAGAACGGCCGCCAGAGCCGTCCGACCCTGCTCATGGTGTCTGCCGAGCTAGAGCACGAGCTGGACACCTACGGCGCCAACGCAGGCGCGGACTTCCGAGAGATGTTCGCCGACGTCAAACGCGCCCAGTAA
- a CDS encoding WhiB family transcriptional regulator gives MTDNDYEEMAAQLDRYADVPDDVLNEVVTRDGLCFWAFDRADMPKLSGNSSPDRDLAAGMCAGCPVIDECRELDLRTAGPDTVGVWGALPDTDRRALYPVWLRRRGGEAR, from the coding sequence ATGACCGATAACGACTACGAGGAGATGGCCGCCCAGCTCGACCGGTATGCCGACGTGCCGGACGACGTGCTGAACGAAGTGGTGACCAGGGACGGTCTGTGCTTCTGGGCGTTCGACCGGGCCGACATGCCCAAGCTGTCTGGCAACAGCTCGCCGGACCGGGACTTGGCTGCCGGGATGTGCGCCGGGTGTCCGGTGATCGACGAATGTCGGGAGCTGGACTTGCGGACGGCCGGGCCGGACACGGTTGGGGTGTGGGGTGCGCTGCCGGACACCGACCGGCGGGCCCTGTATCCGGTGTGGCTGCGTCGCCGGGGTGGTGAGGCGCGATGA
- a CDS encoding FtsK/SpoIIIE domain-containing protein has translation MATEPNREDHEHAALARSGGRDVEHVGPVLDGELIDDTLPQPRPRKPQRPGSPWQRCTAWAGRMWRSGPVVRARSVVAYRARKAPLDLLRLVWFVLRGNWRWLVKFWNWATYADLRADARRARLSGDAEARRAAQELIRSDATARWARLGIVLRRVVITLRFAGPVAGVLWLVNSVMDRADMWPWLADVYAGVDGVWSALTVAVPLLLIVAPVVWAVAAAFEGRDRAPGAGWLVRPDREDADSWIDERMISKALAHLGIAPLDRFYRDGGELVYTVAARKDGDGTFAQLRLPLGVTADMVAARRSKLAANLGRASLETWPTKGDEDGVLDLWIADKGVLRGGAGQWPMVHDGQVDVFDGVPFGLSQRGVVINAPLIGVNWLIGGRPGQGKSAALRTLMLGAALDPTAELWMFVMGESPDFEPFRPRLSRYGMGMDDSVAEAATQALADLLTEMERRGKILGEQPGRPPKVSRKLADKAGLGLHPLVCGIDECHELFQHPKYGKKAAELAVRLIKRGRKYGIVLLLATQSPMKDSIPREVTRNVSCGVAFSVADQVANDGLLGSGKYAAGIRATELRINTDRGTCVAVGITDETFELVRTF, from the coding sequence GTGGCGACTGAACCGAACCGGGAGGACCACGAACACGCCGCGCTGGCTCGCAGCGGCGGCCGGGACGTCGAACACGTCGGCCCGGTACTCGACGGCGAATTGATCGACGACACGTTGCCCCAGCCCCGTCCCCGGAAGCCCCAGCGACCGGGGAGCCCCTGGCAGCGATGCACTGCGTGGGCGGGGCGGATGTGGCGGTCCGGGCCGGTGGTGCGGGCGCGGTCGGTGGTCGCCTACCGAGCGCGGAAAGCTCCGCTGGATCTGCTGAGGCTGGTGTGGTTCGTTCTGCGCGGGAACTGGCGGTGGCTGGTCAAGTTCTGGAACTGGGCCACCTACGCCGATCTTCGCGCCGACGCGCGCCGGGCGCGGCTGTCCGGGGACGCCGAAGCGCGCCGCGCTGCGCAGGAGCTGATCCGGTCCGATGCCACCGCGCGATGGGCACGGCTCGGCATCGTGCTGCGCCGGGTGGTGATCACGTTGCGGTTCGCGGGACCCGTCGCCGGGGTGCTGTGGCTGGTGAATTCGGTGATGGACCGGGCGGATATGTGGCCGTGGCTGGCGGACGTCTACGCGGGAGTGGACGGCGTGTGGTCGGCGCTCACGGTCGCGGTGCCGCTGCTGCTGATCGTGGCTCCGGTGGTGTGGGCGGTGGCAGCGGCGTTCGAAGGACGCGACCGCGCGCCCGGTGCCGGGTGGCTGGTCCGTCCGGACCGTGAGGATGCCGACTCCTGGATTGATGAACGGATGATTTCCAAGGCGCTGGCGCATCTGGGCATCGCGCCGCTTGACCGGTTCTACCGTGACGGCGGGGAACTGGTCTACACGGTGGCCGCGCGCAAGGACGGTGACGGCACGTTCGCTCAGCTCCGGTTGCCACTCGGGGTGACCGCCGACATGGTCGCCGCACGCCGATCGAAGCTGGCCGCGAACCTTGGTCGTGCCTCACTGGAAACCTGGCCTACCAAGGGAGATGAGGATGGCGTACTTGACCTGTGGATCGCCGACAAGGGCGTCTTGCGGGGTGGGGCCGGCCAATGGCCGATGGTCCATGATGGACAAGTCGACGTGTTCGACGGTGTCCCGTTCGGACTCTCCCAACGCGGGGTGGTCATCAACGCGCCGTTGATCGGGGTCAACTGGCTGATCGGCGGTCGTCCGGGGCAAGGTAAGTCGGCGGCGTTGCGGACGCTGATGCTCGGCGCGGCCCTCGACCCCACAGCGGAACTGTGGATGTTTGTCATGGGCGAGTCTCCCGACTTCGAGCCGTTCCGGCCTCGCCTGTCCCGTTACGGGATGGGGATGGATGACAGCGTGGCTGAGGCGGCAACTCAGGCGCTGGCGGACTTGCTGACCGAAATGGAGCGACGCGGCAAGATCCTCGGAGAGCAGCCGGGCCGCCCGCCGAAGGTCTCGCGCAAGCTCGCCGATAAGGCTGGGCTCGGCCTGCACCCTTTGGTGTGCGGTATCGACGAGTGCCACGAGCTGTTCCAGCACCCCAAGTACGGGAAGAAGGCCGCCGAACTGGCTGTGCGGCTGATCAAGCGGGGGCGCAAGTACGGGATTGTGTTGCTGCTAGCCACCCAGTCTCCGATGAAAGACAGTATTCCCCGGGAGGTCACTCGCAACGTCTCGTGCGGTGTCGCGTTCTCGGTGGCCGATCAGGTCGCCAATGACGGCCTGTTGGGCTCTGGCAAGTACGCGGCCGGTATCCGCGCGACCGAACTGCGGATCAATACCGACCGGGGGACCTGCGTTGCGGTCGGCATCACGGACGAGACGTTCGAATTGGTCCGCACGTTCTAA
- a CDS encoding DUF5343 domain-containing protein, whose translation MSLPTSYLTSVKNLPAIIDSLQKAQAPERFTQKFLEDLGFPSSADRLVITMLKALGLLTDTGQPTQRYHEFLDRSEAKKVLAQAIRSAYADLFQLNKNAHQMQKADVQGKMKTISQGQHSDEVLGKMAATFRAFSALADFSDEVDVSRQLEEGKKLSPANSDARPVDDVSGSGPLRMSGLVYNINIHLPESRDPAVYDALFRSLREHLR comes from the coding sequence ATGTCTTTACCTACGTCGTATCTGACCAGCGTCAAAAACCTGCCTGCAATCATCGATTCCTTGCAGAAGGCCCAGGCGCCGGAACGATTCACGCAAAAGTTCCTGGAGGACCTAGGGTTCCCCAGTAGTGCGGATCGCTTAGTAATTACTATGCTTAAAGCGTTGGGATTGTTGACTGATACGGGTCAGCCAACACAGCGGTATCATGAATTCTTGGATCGGTCCGAAGCGAAGAAAGTGCTTGCGCAGGCGATTCGAAGTGCATATGCGGATCTGTTTCAATTAAACAAAAATGCGCATCAGATGCAGAAGGCTGATGTGCAGGGCAAGATGAAAACAATATCTCAAGGACAACACAGTGATGAAGTGCTGGGAAAGATGGCCGCCACCTTCAGGGCCTTCTCTGCGTTAGCGGATTTTTCCGATGAGGTTGACGTGAGTCGTCAGCTGGAGGAGGGAAAAAAGCTTTCGCCTGCAAATTCGGATGCGCGTCCCGTTGATGATGTTAGCGGCAGTGGCCCTTTGAGGATGAGTGGCTTAGTTTACAATATAAATATTCATCTACCGGAGTCGAGGGATCCGGCCGTATATGACGCCCTCTTTCGTAGTCTGCGGGAGCATCTTCGATGA
- a CDS encoding Swt1 family HEPN domain-containing protein, whose product MNPEIYEFIYRGQLAEQALDAAGRKNSLVHGDDELLRIALNFDLLDSSDLAAGLRMANVYAAITAFERAARTFVAKVLQGEYGENWWRTQVSEKIRSFAESRRDDEDRVKWHGTRGDDPLTYTEMDHLAKIMQQNWSDFEPFVRRIDWMNAIFSNIERSRNVIMHSGFLDKSDVERVGMNIRDWIRQVGG is encoded by the coding sequence ATGAATCCTGAGATATACGAGTTTATATATCGAGGGCAACTTGCGGAGCAGGCTCTTGATGCTGCTGGAAGAAAGAATTCTTTGGTGCATGGCGATGATGAACTTCTGCGTATTGCTCTTAACTTCGATTTGCTTGATAGCTCTGACCTTGCGGCAGGACTTCGCATGGCGAATGTCTATGCTGCGATAACGGCCTTCGAGCGGGCAGCGCGAACCTTTGTTGCCAAGGTTTTGCAGGGTGAGTACGGCGAGAATTGGTGGCGGACGCAGGTTTCCGAGAAAATCCGCTCATTTGCTGAAAGTAGGCGCGATGACGAGGATCGAGTGAAATGGCATGGCACTAGGGGTGACGATCCTCTAACTTATACCGAAATGGATCACCTTGCCAAGATTATGCAACAAAATTGGTCGGATTTCGAACCGTTCGTTCGTAGGATAGACTGGATGAACGCAATCTTCTCGAATATTGAACGCTCCAGAAATGTAATCATGCATAGTGGCTTCTTGGATAAGTCGGATGTGGAGCGCGTTGGAATGAATATTCGAGACTGGATTCGTCAGGTCGGCGGTTGA
- a CDS encoding recombinase family protein, whose translation MSAPAPRKRRRFKKQLSERPAVVPFDPQGDAALCYVRQSHFSDESTSSESQVGDTHRWTNAYGIPIAETVQDLHVSGDLEPEKRDGLRLWLSDAPPKPWKTLVVSKLDRLVRNVMDALTLLEWLRARGKRLICIAEGIDSSNSMSEFMITLIAAFARMERERMRERFRAAKARLKEAGRWGGEGHIYGTMPVELPGGGWILGLDPLAVKILHKLSKMARSGTRLIDMARWLNENEVVTPRDRQLQLGAERRGEDPVTLELRRYEWQGNTLGRLLTDPALVEFGIFEPAEQAEIVARLEEKSKRKTRGSNRPYEFSGILVCPECSENLWHRLTVVKRGGKNGKPAVEYQYRFWQCPSRKHGPAMNAEEVEPLATQAFYKIFAMVPVRERIVLPPTNHANQIAKLEREYGKLMSGVARANSAEDRSRIMEDGEKVLSDIDTLRALPADPGGVQWVPTDRTWQQELAGMSPEDRRLRWLELGFSFAVQKRSDGTWRAGWRLPDGWREAMPEVADRYNRSAITSGTLEITDLLKPGNLESS comes from the coding sequence ATGAGCGCACCAGCACCCCGGAAGCGGCGGCGGTTCAAGAAGCAACTCAGCGAGCGGCCGGCGGTCGTCCCGTTCGACCCCCAGGGCGACGCAGCGTTGTGCTACGTCCGTCAGTCGCACTTCTCCGACGAGAGCACGTCCAGCGAGTCACAGGTAGGCGACACGCACCGGTGGACGAATGCCTACGGCATTCCGATTGCTGAAACCGTCCAGGACCTTCACGTCTCCGGCGACTTGGAACCCGAGAAGCGAGACGGGTTGAGGCTCTGGCTTTCTGATGCGCCACCGAAGCCGTGGAAGACACTGGTCGTGTCCAAGTTGGATCGCTTGGTGCGCAATGTGATGGACGCGCTGACCTTGCTGGAATGGCTCCGGGCGCGCGGAAAGCGGTTGATCTGCATTGCCGAGGGCATCGATTCCAGCAACTCCATGTCCGAGTTCATGATTACTCTGATTGCAGCGTTCGCCCGCATGGAACGAGAGCGCATGAGGGAGCGCTTCCGTGCAGCCAAGGCCCGACTCAAGGAAGCCGGTCGCTGGGGCGGCGAAGGACATATTTATGGAACCATGCCCGTCGAACTACCCGGCGGTGGCTGGATTCTCGGACTCGATCCCCTTGCGGTCAAAATCCTTCACAAACTATCAAAGATGGCGCGATCAGGAACGCGCCTTATCGACATGGCCCGCTGGCTGAACGAGAATGAAGTCGTAACACCGCGAGACAGGCAATTGCAACTGGGAGCGGAGCGACGGGGCGAAGATCCCGTCACACTCGAACTGCGAAGGTACGAATGGCAGGGCAATACGTTGGGTCGCCTGCTCACAGATCCAGCATTGGTGGAGTTCGGGATCTTCGAACCCGCTGAGCAAGCCGAGATAGTTGCCCGACTGGAAGAAAAGTCCAAGCGAAAGACGCGAGGAAGCAACCGGCCATATGAATTCTCCGGCATCCTCGTATGCCCAGAGTGCTCGGAAAATCTGTGGCATCGACTGACCGTTGTGAAGCGAGGCGGCAAGAACGGAAAACCAGCGGTCGAGTACCAGTACAGGTTCTGGCAATGCCCATCACGCAAGCACGGCCCGGCCATGAACGCGGAAGAAGTAGAGCCGTTGGCCACTCAAGCATTCTACAAGATCTTCGCAATGGTTCCCGTTCGCGAGCGCATCGTTCTGCCACCGACCAACCACGCCAACCAGATAGCGAAGCTGGAGCGGGAGTACGGCAAGCTGATGTCCGGAGTCGCGCGTGCCAATTCAGCAGAGGATCGAAGCCGAATCATGGAAGACGGGGAGAAGGTTCTCTCCGACATCGACACACTACGGGCGCTTCCAGCCGACCCCGGAGGCGTGCAATGGGTTCCCACTGACCGGACCTGGCAGCAAGAGCTAGCAGGGATGTCACCAGAAGACCGCCGTCTCAGGTGGCTGGAACTAGGCTTTTCGTTCGCAGTGCAGAAACGGTCAGACGGCACGTGGCGGGCCGGGTGGCGCCTGCCGGACGGATGGCGAGAAGCCATGCCAGAAGTCGCCGACCGGTACAACCGGTCCGCCATCACAAGCGGAACGCTAGAGATCACAGATCTCCTCAAACCAGGAAACTTGGAATCTTCGTGA